AGGTGCACCCTTAGGGAAAAAAATAGGTGATGCTATAAATAACGATGTAATCCTTAAAAATATAAGTAAAAATGCTGTAAAATATGCTACGTTTAACAAAATGCCTCACCTACTGAATTAAATTTGCAATAATATCAAAAATTCTTCTAGTAAATCCATTCATTACATGCATCATCCAAGGAGCTGTTATAAGTCCTACTATTGCCACTGCAATTAGTTTAGGTACAAAAGTTAAAGTTTGCTCTTGTACTTGAGTAGTTGCCTGTAAAATACTAACAAATAGCCCTACCAGTATTCCTGTAATTAAAATAGGTGCTGATAAAGTTAATGCTGTTGAAATAGCATCCTTCATAACTGAAATAACCATATTCTCTGTCAATTAACTCACCTCATCTAAAACTTAATATTAATGATTTTACAATTAGATACCATCCATCTACCATTACAAAAAGTAATAACTTAAAGGGCATTGATATCATAACTGGTGGTAACATAAACATTCCCATTGACATAAGTATACTTGCCACTACTAAATCTATTATCAAAAATGGTATGTACAATAGAAAACCTATTTCAAAGGCTCTTTTTAACTCACTTATAGTAAAAGCAGGTATTATAGCATGTAAAGGTAAATCTTTAAGTTCCACTTTTTCATCAATTTTTGCTGTTTCTTTAAATAATTGTAAATCCTTTTTTCTAGTCTGTTTTAACATGAAATCTTTTAAGGGTTTTGTTCCTTTGTCCATAGCTTCCTGCTGGGTAATACTGCCCTTTAAATAGGGCTGTATAGCTTCTGAATTTATCTTTCCTACAGTAGGTGCCATTATAAATACAGTTAAAAACAGCGCTAATCCTATAATAACTTGGCTAGGTATAGATTGCTGAGCTCCTAAAGCACTCTTTAAGAAGGAAAAAACCACTACTATTCTTACAAAACTAGTCATCATTATTATAAAAGAAGGCAATAATGTAAGAATTGTAAACATTATTAGTATCTTAATATTGTCTACATATTCCTTAGGCGTGTCAGCTCCATCTACAGAAAAGTTCACCTTAGGCACTGGAATATTGGTATTAGATGCTGCATATGCCCTGCTTCCAGAAAAAATCCACAAGCATGTTATAAATAAAATCACAAATGTGATAATTTTAGTATTTTTTTTCATATCATTCTTTCCTCTTCTTAAATCTTCCGTAAAATTCTTTTAAGTCTTTATATTGAGGTATTTTTTTGCCTTTCTCAATCTCTAAAAGTTCTTCCTCTGAAACAGGCATAAGTATTTCTATACCTTTATTAGTATTAGAAATAACATACCCTTTTTGTCCAATTTTCACCACCAAGATACTGTTATCTTTAGATAGTTGAACTC
The DNA window shown above is from Haloimpatiens massiliensis and carries:
- the fliQ gene encoding flagellar biosynthesis protein FliQ; the encoded protein is MTENMVISVMKDAISTALTLSAPILITGILVGLFVSILQATTQVQEQTLTFVPKLIAVAIVGLITAPWMMHVMNGFTRRIFDIIANLIQ
- the fliP gene encoding flagellar type III secretion system pore protein FliP (The bacterial flagellar biogenesis protein FliP forms a type III secretion system (T3SS)-type pore required for flagellar assembly.): MKKNTKIITFVILFITCLWIFSGSRAYAASNTNIPVPKVNFSVDGADTPKEYVDNIKILIMFTILTLLPSFIIMMTSFVRIVVVFSFLKSALGAQQSIPSQVIIGLALFLTVFIMAPTVGKINSEAIQPYLKGSITQQEAMDKGTKPLKDFMLKQTRKKDLQLFKETAKIDEKVELKDLPLHAIIPAFTISELKRAFEIGFLLYIPFLIIDLVVASILMSMGMFMLPPVMISMPFKLLLFVMVDGWYLIVKSLILSFR
- a CDS encoding flagellar biosynthetic protein FliO; protein product: MDKEFFMMIIKLICFFPFILLSIYLVLKYGGSKIGNMQNGKYIKIFERVQLSKDNSILVVKIGQKGYVISNTNKGIEILMPVSEEELLEIEKGKKIPQYKDLKEFYGRFKKRKE